Proteins encoded within one genomic window of Pseudomonas cannabina:
- the folD gene encoding bifunctional methylenetetrahydrofolate dehydrogenase/methenyltetrahydrofolate cyclohydrolase FolD has protein sequence MSARIIDGKAAAARVLEQVRQDVHGLKAEGIEPALAVILVGADTASEVYVRNKILRAEEVGIRSLEHRLPADSSQARVLALIAELNADNSVNGILLQLPLPAHIEETRALQAIDPGKDVDGFHSENDGGLSQGRRVLTPCTPSGCMHLLNETCGDLTGKHAVVIGRSNIVGKPMAALLLQAHCSVTVVHSRSSDAKALCQLADIVVAAVGRPHLIDASWLKPGAVVIDVGINRIDDQGRSRLVGDVDFDNVLDVVSAITPVPGGVGPMTIAFLMQNTVTAARQQAHAQRSQSEAVCLSIY, from the coding sequence ATGAGCGCGCGCATCATCGACGGCAAGGCCGCGGCGGCTCGCGTTCTGGAGCAGGTCAGACAGGACGTGCACGGCTTGAAAGCCGAGGGCATCGAACCGGCACTCGCGGTCATTCTGGTGGGCGCCGACACCGCCAGCGAGGTGTACGTGCGCAACAAGATCCTGCGCGCCGAGGAAGTCGGCATCCGCTCGCTGGAACACCGGCTGCCTGCCGACAGCAGCCAAGCGCGCGTGCTGGCGTTGATTGCCGAACTGAACGCCGACAACAGCGTTAACGGCATTCTGCTGCAACTGCCCTTGCCCGCCCACATCGAAGAAACAAGGGCCTTGCAGGCCATTGACCCAGGCAAAGATGTCGACGGTTTCCACAGTGAAAACGACGGCGGCCTCAGCCAGGGACGCCGCGTGCTGACCCCCTGCACGCCCAGCGGCTGCATGCACTTGCTCAACGAGACCTGCGGTGACCTGACCGGCAAGCATGCGGTGGTGATCGGCCGCTCGAATATCGTTGGCAAACCCATGGCCGCCCTGCTATTGCAGGCGCACTGCTCGGTCACCGTGGTGCATTCGCGCAGCAGCGATGCCAAAGCCTTGTGCCAATTGGCGGACATCGTGGTCGCCGCCGTCGGTCGGCCGCATCTGATCGATGCCAGTTGGCTGAAGCCCGGCGCGGTGGTGATCGACGTCGGCATCAATCGCATCGACGATCAGGGCCGCAGCCGTTTGGTGGGTGACGTCGATTTCGACAATGTTCTCGATGTGGTTTCCGCCATCACCCCGGTGCCCGGCGGCGTCGGGCCGATGACCATCGCATTTCTGATGCAAAACACAGTGACCGCTGCCAGACAGCAAGCCCACGCGCAACGCAGCCAATCGGAGGCCGTATGCCTTTCAATCTACTGA
- a CDS encoding DUF1289 domain-containing protein — MAKDIENPCISVCQLSGDLCVSCGRTKDDIRKWKRMKRPEKMAAVQRASQRMKSLQKKNV; from the coding sequence ATGGCGAAAGACATCGAAAACCCGTGCATTTCCGTGTGCCAGCTCAGCGGGGACCTGTGTGTCAGTTGCGGGCGCACCAAGGATGACATCCGCAAATGGAAGCGCATGAAACGTCCGGAGAAAATGGCCGCCGTGCAACGCGCCAGCCAGCGTATGAAAAGCCTGCAGAAAAAGAATGTCTGA
- a CDS encoding MFS transporter yields MASHADRRNTLSLDSLNFFLADVRDGLGPYLAIYLLAVHKWDPASIGVVMTIAGIAGLLTQTPAGALIDRTPYKRAMIGVAALLVTLSCLILPFTSSFTLVALTQALSSVAASVFAPAIAAISLGITGPKAFTRRTGRNETFNHAGNACAALLAGGFAYLFGPIAVFYLMAAMALASVVAISFVSADAIDHDVARGFDASHDASGHQPSGFAALLSNKPLLMFGICCALFHLANAAMLPLVSQKLSQINMQMATPLTSACIVAAQLVMVPAALLVGMKADVWGRKPLLLAGFLFLPIRGVLYTLSDDPYWLVAVQMLDGIGAGLFGALFPLVVKDLTQGSGRFNVSLGALSTMFGLGAALSNSLAGFVVHAAGYSAAFLTLAGLAAAAFVLLWVAVPETLSLSNPAPDPKPEQALST; encoded by the coding sequence TTGGCCAGTCATGCCGATCGCCGCAATACCCTTTCACTGGACAGCCTGAATTTCTTCCTCGCCGACGTGCGCGATGGTTTGGGTCCTTACCTGGCGATCTACCTGCTAGCGGTTCATAAATGGGACCCGGCCAGCATCGGCGTGGTCATGACCATTGCGGGCATCGCGGGGCTGCTGACCCAGACGCCCGCAGGAGCCTTGATCGACCGCACACCTTACAAGCGCGCGATGATCGGCGTTGCGGCGTTGCTGGTGACCCTGAGCTGCCTGATCCTGCCGTTCACCTCCTCATTTACCCTCGTTGCCCTGACCCAGGCGCTGAGCAGCGTCGCGGCCTCGGTATTCGCACCCGCTATCGCCGCCATTTCATTGGGCATTACCGGACCCAAGGCATTTACCCGACGCACCGGGCGCAACGAGACCTTCAATCATGCGGGCAACGCTTGCGCAGCCTTGCTGGCGGGCGGATTTGCCTACCTGTTCGGCCCGATCGCAGTGTTTTATCTCATGGCCGCGATGGCGCTGGCGAGCGTGGTAGCGATCAGCTTTGTCTCCGCCGACGCGATCGATCATGACGTTGCCCGAGGCTTCGATGCCAGTCACGACGCCAGCGGTCATCAACCGTCCGGGTTCGCGGCGCTGCTGAGCAACAAGCCGTTGCTGATGTTCGGTATCTGCTGCGCGCTGTTCCACCTGGCCAACGCAGCGATGCTGCCGCTGGTGAGCCAGAAGCTGTCGCAGATCAACATGCAAATGGCGACGCCGCTGACCTCGGCGTGCATTGTCGCTGCGCAGCTGGTCATGGTTCCGGCGGCGCTGCTGGTAGGGATGAAAGCCGATGTCTGGGGGCGCAAGCCGTTGCTGCTGGCCGGTTTTCTGTTTCTGCCGATTCGCGGCGTGCTCTATACCCTGTCCGATGACCCATACTGGCTGGTGGCGGTGCAGATGCTCGACGGCATCGGCGCAGGTCTGTTCGGCGCTTTGTTTCCGTTGGTGGTCAAGGACCTGACCCAGGGCAGCGGACGCTTCAACGTCAGCCTTGGCGCGCTGTCGACGATGTTCGGACTGGGCGCGGCGTTGAGCAACAGCCTGGCCGGGTTCGTGGTGCATGCGGCGGGCTACAGCGCGGCGTTCCTGACCCTGGCGGGGCTTGCGGCCGCTGCTTTCGTGCTGTTGTGGGTCGCGGTGCCGGAGACGCTTTCGCTGAGCAATCCTGCGCCTGATCCGAAGCCTGAACAGGCCCTGAGCACTTGA
- a CDS encoding Nramp family divalent metal transporter, giving the protein MSGTPTLEEKAAPAAEPRLKKLAKLLGPGIIAVLSWLGAGDLITSSVAGASYGYAMMWVLAISLLLRFLIVNIIARFQLCNNQGMTILQGYAQLHPLFAWFMLGYALLMGHLINAYMIKGAGEALAMLLHINQPLLCSAAVVIAVWLLVGRNIYTMIEGVMKVLLAIMTLAFLTLAIMSGPDVSGIIKGTIGFSIPPDEGVHGALLVAVSVIGAVAGSIANFVHPYVMREKGWTGPQHKRIQRNDLLFAVIVGIVINLAIWVVGVEILRPNGIQVNTLADLGKALEIFFGPLGWYIFFIGVFATLFASISGKTTAFPMLITDAFQHIRPKRRERYGKVFHNDPMHKWFMLFILVTPLIWSLPGMPDFVTLTLGVNALNIIGLPIISLGLLIMSNQKSLLSKEYRNNRFENIALTFATGLALWVAFQLGTELMA; this is encoded by the coding sequence ATGTCTGGCACACCTACGCTTGAAGAAAAGGCTGCGCCCGCAGCCGAACCCCGCCTCAAAAAACTGGCAAAGCTACTCGGCCCTGGCATTATTGCGGTGCTTTCGTGGTTGGGCGCCGGTGACCTGATCACCTCTTCGGTGGCAGGTGCCAGCTACGGCTACGCCATGATGTGGGTGCTGGCGATATCACTGCTGCTCAGGTTCCTGATCGTCAACATCATTGCCAGGTTCCAGTTGTGTAACAACCAGGGCATGACCATTCTTCAGGGTTACGCGCAACTGCATCCGCTTTTCGCGTGGTTCATGCTTGGCTACGCGTTGCTGATGGGACATTTGATCAACGCCTACATGATCAAGGGCGCCGGTGAAGCGCTGGCGATGTTGCTGCACATCAATCAGCCGCTGCTCTGCTCAGCGGCTGTAGTGATTGCCGTCTGGCTGCTGGTCGGTCGTAATATCTACACCATGATCGAAGGCGTCATGAAGGTGTTGCTGGCGATCATGACGCTGGCGTTCCTCACTCTGGCGATCATGTCCGGCCCCGATGTCAGCGGTATCATCAAGGGCACTATCGGCTTCAGCATTCCACCCGATGAAGGCGTACATGGTGCGCTACTGGTGGCGGTGTCGGTGATCGGCGCAGTCGCCGGTTCCATTGCCAATTTCGTCCACCCCTACGTCATGCGCGAAAAAGGCTGGACGGGCCCGCAGCACAAGCGCATCCAGCGTAACGATCTGTTGTTTGCAGTCATCGTCGGTATCGTCATCAACCTGGCCATCTGGGTGGTGGGCGTCGAAATCCTGCGGCCCAATGGCATTCAGGTGAATACACTGGCTGATCTGGGCAAAGCGCTGGAAATATTCTTCGGTCCGTTGGGCTGGTACATTTTTTTCATCGGCGTATTCGCCACGCTGTTCGCCAGCATTTCCGGCAAGACCACCGCCTTTCCGATGCTGATCACCGATGCGTTCCAGCACATCCGTCCGAAGCGCCGCGAACGCTACGGCAAGGTCTTCCACAACGACCCGATGCACAAGTGGTTCATGCTGTTCATTCTGGTCACCCCGCTGATCTGGTCACTGCCCGGCATGCCCGACTTCGTGACCCTGACACTGGGCGTCAACGCGTTGAACATCATTGGTTTGCCGATTATCTCGCTCGGGCTGCTGATCATGTCCAATCAGAAGTCGCTGTTGAGCAAGGAATACCGCAACAACAGGTTCGAGAACATCGCGCTGACCTTCGCGACCGGCCTGGCGCTGTGGGTGGCGTTTCAGTTGGGGACGGAGTTGATGGCCTGA
- a CDS encoding FAD-dependent oxidoreductase: MPFNLLKYGLSSEYPVEVDLPAPKELKSSYDVVIIGGGGHGLATAYYLSKYHGISNIAVLEKGYLGGGNTARNTAVIRSNYLTSEGVKFYAESVKMFQGLSNEFDFNIMYSERGQLTLAHTDATVRSFRQRAEVNKHFGGRTEMIDRQQIRELVPSLNLDPGHLPVLAGLWHMDGGTARHDAVAWGYAKQAAKRGVEIHQLTEVQELVIENGSITAVKTNRGTIQCGCAVQAVAGMSSQMMKKAGIRSPIQTFPLQAMVTQPFKPFLDPLVSSSALHCYVQQTSRGEVVFGGGSDPYPLFNSRSTLGLKESLLAHAIEMFPFLANAKLMRQWAGITDMTPDYSPIMGLSPVKNYYLDAGWGTWGFKATPICGKTMAELVASGGTVPELIRPFGLERFSTFQQVNEMGATAASH, from the coding sequence ATGCCTTTCAATCTACTGAAATACGGGCTCAGCTCGGAGTACCCGGTCGAGGTGGATCTGCCGGCGCCCAAGGAACTCAAATCCTCTTATGACGTGGTCATCATCGGCGGCGGCGGTCATGGGCTGGCGACGGCTTACTACCTGTCGAAATACCACGGCATCAGCAATATCGCGGTGCTGGAAAAAGGCTACCTGGGCGGCGGCAACACCGCGCGTAACACCGCTGTGATCCGCTCCAACTACCTGACCAGCGAGGGCGTGAAGTTCTATGCCGAGTCAGTGAAGATGTTTCAGGGCCTGTCCAACGAATTCGACTTCAACATCATGTATTCCGAACGGGGCCAACTGACCCTGGCGCACACCGATGCCACGGTACGTTCATTTCGCCAGCGTGCGGAGGTCAACAAGCATTTCGGCGGCCGTACCGAGATGATCGACCGCCAGCAGATCCGCGAACTGGTGCCAAGCCTGAATCTGGACCCCGGCCATCTGCCGGTACTGGCAGGTTTGTGGCACATGGACGGTGGCACCGCGCGCCACGATGCGGTCGCCTGGGGTTACGCCAAGCAGGCCGCCAAGCGTGGCGTGGAAATTCATCAGTTGACCGAAGTGCAGGAACTGGTGATCGAGAACGGCAGCATCACGGCGGTGAAAACCAATCGCGGCACCATTCAGTGCGGTTGCGCCGTACAAGCGGTTGCGGGCATGAGCTCGCAAATGATGAAAAAGGCCGGAATACGTTCGCCGATCCAGACTTTCCCGCTGCAAGCCATGGTCACCCAGCCGTTCAAGCCTTTTCTCGACCCGCTGGTGAGTTCCTCGGCCCTGCACTGCTACGTGCAACAGACCAGCCGTGGCGAAGTGGTGTTCGGTGGCGGTTCCGATCCATACCCGTTGTTCAACAGCCGCTCGACGCTGGGCCTCAAGGAAAGCCTGCTGGCCCACGCCATAGAGATGTTTCCGTTTCTGGCCAACGCCAAATTGATGCGCCAGTGGGCCGGGATCACCGACATGACCCCGGATTACAGCCCGATCATGGGCCTGTCACCGGTGAAGAATTACTACCTGGACGCAGGCTGGGGCACTTGGGGTTTCAAGGCCACGCCGATTTGCGGCAAGACCATGGCCGAACTGGTGGCCAGCGGCGGCACAGTGCCGGAGCTGATCAGGCCGTTCGGGCTGGAACGTTTCTCGACCTTTCAGCAAGTCAACGAAATGGGCGCGACAGCGGCCAGCCACTGA
- a CDS encoding sarcosine oxidase subunit delta, with the protein MKIMTCPLNGPRNISEFTYGGEFKPMPDPQTCSDAEWADYVFNSEDALGVVREWWMHNPSSYWFLAERHTGSDEIIRTFDPREVFSTRVDFTSAPAKEIAG; encoded by the coding sequence ATGAAAATCATGACCTGCCCGCTCAACGGGCCGCGCAATATCAGCGAGTTCACCTACGGCGGCGAATTCAAACCCATGCCCGACCCGCAGACTTGCAGCGACGCCGAATGGGCCGATTACGTGTTCAACAGTGAAGACGCCCTGGGCGTGGTCCGCGAATGGTGGATGCACAACCCGTCCAGCTACTGGTTTCTGGCCGAACGCCATACCGGCAGCGACGAGATCATTCGCACCTTCGACCCGCGCGAAGTATTCAGCACCCGCGTCGACTTCACGTCCGCGCCTGCCAAGGAGATCGCAGGATGA
- a CDS encoding TonB-dependent siderophore receptor, protein MSSRRIASLAGLAIGVLGSNSYAQEVPQTIELESVNVTSDYQYETATSPVQGYRATRSATATKTDSAIRDIPQSISVVPASVLKDLGSNSVERALDFAGGVSKQNNFGGLTLYEYSIRGFTTSEFYKDGFSANRGYPTTPDAANIERIEVLKGPAASLYGRGDPGGTVNIVTKKPQREAFTTLQTSAGSWDRYRTALDVNTPLDEQGNLLSRVNLAVEDNNSFRDHVESKRVFVAPSFSWQLNPDTSLLVETEFVRHTSTFDRGVVAPNNKWSGVSRSTFLGEPDDDIDNDNNMVQFALDHQLNDVWSLRLASHYKQGEMSGFASEARPLNADGRTVNRRYRERDNNWHDSITQLELRGRFDGLGVEHEVLIGTEYENYRKNERVTTIAGSPYAIDIYNPVYGQPKPNGARSGTDFYEHIESRALNLQDQIIFTDKLRGMIGARYEHFDQQVDDFTTNATSGQRQDAFTQRAGLLYQLTPQVGLFANASTSFKPNNGLDAAGQTFDPEEGVGYEVGIKSELFDDRLSTTLAAFHIEKENVLALDPGTDTNRAVGKARSQGFDLQFTGQVTYAVRIIGAFAYIDAEVTKGDRTIPSGSRILGVAKHSGSLLSVYEFQEGVLRGSDVGAAYTYVGDRSGQSGGDFELPAYQTVDVLAHYKASDNVTVGLNLNNIFDEKYYERSYSNYWVAPGEPRNFTVSLTLSL, encoded by the coding sequence ATGTCGTCTCGTAGAATCGCGTCTCTGGCAGGCTTGGCAATCGGGGTATTGGGCAGCAACAGCTATGCGCAGGAGGTGCCGCAAACCATTGAACTGGAGAGCGTCAACGTCACCTCCGACTATCAGTACGAGACCGCCACCAGCCCGGTTCAGGGCTATCGCGCCACCCGCTCGGCCACCGCCACCAAAACCGATAGCGCGATCAGGGACATCCCGCAGTCGATCAGCGTGGTGCCCGCGTCAGTGCTCAAGGATCTGGGCAGCAACAGTGTCGAGCGTGCGCTGGACTTTGCCGGTGGCGTGTCGAAGCAAAACAATTTCGGCGGCCTGACACTTTACGAATACAGCATCCGCGGCTTCACCACTTCCGAGTTTTACAAGGACGGTTTCAGCGCCAACCGCGGCTACCCGACCACACCGGACGCCGCAAACATCGAGCGCATCGAAGTGCTGAAAGGCCCGGCTGCCAGCCTGTACGGCCGTGGCGACCCTGGTGGTACGGTCAATATCGTGACCAAGAAGCCGCAACGCGAAGCCTTCACCACCCTGCAGACCAGTGCGGGCAGTTGGGATCGCTATCGCACCGCGCTGGACGTCAACACGCCGCTGGATGAACAGGGCAACCTGCTGTCGCGGGTCAATCTGGCTGTCGAAGACAACAACAGCTTTCGCGACCATGTCGAGAGCAAGCGGGTGTTCGTCGCCCCGTCCTTCAGTTGGCAGCTGAACCCTGACACCAGCCTGCTGGTGGAAACCGAGTTCGTCCGGCACACCTCCACCTTCGACCGCGGCGTGGTCGCGCCCAACAACAAATGGAGCGGTGTGTCGCGCTCGACCTTTCTGGGCGAGCCGGACGATGACATCGATAACGACAACAACATGGTCCAGTTCGCACTTGACCATCAGCTCAATGACGTGTGGTCGCTGCGCCTCGCCAGTCATTACAAGCAGGGTGAGATGTCGGGCTTTGCCAGTGAGGCGCGCCCGCTGAATGCCGACGGCCGTACCGTCAACCGTCGTTACCGGGAACGCGACAACAATTGGCATGACAGCATCACCCAGCTCGAACTGCGCGGCCGTTTCGACGGCCTTGGCGTCGAGCATGAAGTGCTGATCGGCACCGAGTACGAAAATTACCGCAAGAACGAACGGGTCACGACCATCGCCGGCAGCCCTTACGCCATCGATATCTACAACCCGGTGTACGGCCAGCCGAAACCTAATGGCGCGCGCTCGGGGACCGACTTCTACGAGCACATCGAAAGCCGTGCATTGAACCTGCAAGACCAGATCATCTTTACCGACAAGCTGCGCGGCATGATCGGCGCGCGCTATGAACACTTTGATCAGCAGGTGGATGATTTCACCACCAACGCCACTTCCGGCCAGCGTCAGGACGCCTTCACCCAGCGTGCCGGGCTGCTTTATCAGCTCACTCCGCAAGTCGGTCTGTTCGCCAACGCATCCACTTCGTTCAAACCCAACAACGGGCTGGACGCTGCGGGTCAGACCTTCGACCCGGAAGAAGGCGTCGGCTACGAAGTCGGGATCAAGAGCGAGCTGTTCGACGACCGCCTGAGCACCACCCTCGCCGCTTTCCATATCGAAAAGGAAAACGTGCTGGCACTGGACCCGGGCACCGACACAAACCGCGCAGTGGGCAAGGCACGCAGCCAGGGGTTCGACCTGCAATTCACCGGGCAAGTCACCTACGCGGTGCGAATTATCGGGGCGTTCGCCTACATCGATGCCGAAGTGACCAAGGGCGACCGGACCATCCCGTCAGGCAGCCGCATTCTTGGTGTAGCCAAACACAGCGGCAGCCTGCTGAGCGTCTATGAGTTTCAGGAAGGCGTGCTGCGTGGCTCGGACGTCGGAGCTGCGTACACCTACGTCGGTGATCGTTCGGGGCAGTCCGGTGGTGATTTCGAGCTGCCCGCTTATCAAACCGTGGACGTGCTGGCACATTACAAGGCCAGCGACAACGTCACGGTGGGTTTGAACCTGAACAACATCTTCGATGAAAAATACTACGAGCGCTCCTACAGCAACTACTGGGTCGCGCCCGGCGAACCGCGTAATTTCACGGTCAGCCTGACACTCAGCCTTTGA
- a CDS encoding DUF4198 domain-containing protein, with protein MLAAKSLLALSLLGALFATQVSAHGLWTEQRRGNIEVVYGHGAEDNAFKAPKVSAAWAYDRQGKMIPVTVQRFEDHARLIPLKPPAVMSVALDNGMWTRNAEKKWINEGRSKVPNGTDSIHTFKYSVAIYEEGAHLPTFEKLNFVIVPQADPLHVGVGKPLPVRVLIDGKPAAGIKLIGDYRSAPDVVSAETDAQGLANVIVRNEGLNIIAAEVSLPVKDNADIAERGLFTSLTFVGEAHHD; from the coding sequence ATGCTTGCAGCAAAATCGTTACTGGCCCTGAGCCTGCTCGGCGCACTGTTCGCCACCCAGGTTAGCGCCCACGGGCTGTGGACCGAGCAGCGACGTGGCAATATCGAAGTGGTTTACGGCCATGGCGCGGAAGACAACGCCTTCAAGGCCCCAAAAGTCAGCGCCGCCTGGGCTTATGATCGTCAGGGCAAAATGATCCCGGTGACGGTACAACGCTTTGAAGACCATGCTCGACTGATCCCGCTGAAGCCGCCTGCCGTGATGTCAGTGGCGCTGGATAACGGCATGTGGACGCGCAACGCCGAAAAAAAGTGGATCAACGAAGGCCGCAGCAAAGTGCCCAACGGCACCGACTCGATTCACACCTTTAAATACAGCGTCGCGATCTATGAAGAAGGCGCGCATCTGCCAACCTTCGAGAAGCTGAACTTCGTCATTGTGCCGCAGGCTGATCCGTTGCATGTCGGCGTCGGCAAACCGTTGCCGGTGCGCGTGCTGATCGACGGCAAGCCAGCCGCCGGTATCAAACTGATCGGCGATTATCGCAGCGCACCCGACGTGGTCAGTGCCGAGACCGACGCCCAGGGCCTGGCGAATGTGATCGTGCGCAACGAGGGGCTGAATATCATCGCGGCCGAGGTCAGCCTGCCAGTCAAGGACAACGCCGATATTGCCGAACGAGGCCTGTTCACCTCGCTGACGTTCGTGGGTGAGGCACACCACGACTGA
- the purU gene encoding formyltetrahydrofolate deformylase, translating into MQHEKNHFILKISCPATSGIVAAVTSYLAGNSCYIGEMAQFDDEFSGTFFMRAVFRFNDGHDGDIQQLKAGFEAAVARDFAMQWELHDTRRPMRVLLMVSKFDHCLTDLLYRHHKGEMDMTITAIVSNHLDLRPMAEREGIRFIYLPVTKDTKAAQEAALMKVVDETGTELVVLARYMQILSDELCKQLAGRAINIHHSFLPGFKGAKPYHQAYERGVKLIGATAHYVTSDLDEGPIIEQEVQRVDHVYLPDDLVAAGRNNETIALSRAVKYHLEHRVFLNTDRTVIFR; encoded by the coding sequence ATGCAACACGAGAAGAACCATTTCATCCTGAAGATCAGCTGCCCGGCAACCTCCGGCATTGTCGCGGCAGTGACTTCGTACCTGGCTGGCAACAGCTGCTACATCGGTGAAATGGCCCAGTTCGATGACGAGTTCAGCGGCACCTTTTTCATGCGCGCGGTGTTTCGCTTCAACGATGGTCACGACGGCGATATACAGCAGTTGAAAGCCGGATTCGAAGCCGCCGTGGCCAGGGATTTCGCAATGCAATGGGAGCTGCACGACACACGTCGGCCCATGCGCGTGCTGTTGATGGTGAGCAAGTTCGACCATTGTCTGACTGACCTGCTGTATCGCCATCACAAGGGCGAAATGGACATGACCATTACCGCCATCGTGTCCAACCACCTCGACCTGCGACCGATGGCCGAGCGCGAGGGCATTCGCTTCATTTACCTGCCGGTAACCAAGGACACCAAAGCCGCGCAGGAAGCTGCGCTGATGAAGGTGGTCGATGAAACCGGCACCGAGCTGGTGGTGCTGGCGCGCTACATGCAGATTCTTTCCGATGAGCTGTGCAAGCAGTTGGCAGGCCGGGCGATCAATATTCATCACTCGTTTCTGCCAGGTTTCAAGGGCGCCAAGCCTTATCACCAGGCATACGAGCGCGGCGTGAAGCTGATTGGCGCCACCGCGCATTACGTCACCAGCGACCTGGACGAAGGCCCGATCATCGAACAGGAAGTACAGCGTGTCGATCATGTGTACTTGCCCGACGATCTGGTTGCCGCAGGCCGTAACAACGAAACCATCGCGCTTTCCCGAGCAGTGAAATATCACCTGGAACATCGGGTGTTTCTGAATACCGACCGAACGGTGATTTTCCGATGA
- a CDS encoding DUF1206 domain-containing protein, whose translation MSAQRGLVLLARGGYAARGVVYLIIGLFAVLAAQGSSQPADSHSSLEALLSQPFGNVLVGLVVVGLLAFAAWRVLQATRDVDHHGRELKGLVIRGGLLVGGFTYGALAFFALGLLISGLKSSGGSGGSQTQDLLASILSWDHSNLLVYVVALVPLGLGIVHIIKGYKASFEKYFEADEDVMKYVRPVSRFGLIARGVAFIEIAVLLAVSGSSYQAMHPPGMKDALNGLQELPAGGLVLLIVALGLIAFSVYSFAQAAWRKINMDVPDAPDAVTRHFH comes from the coding sequence ATGTCGGCGCAACGTGGACTGGTATTACTTGCACGAGGCGGTTATGCCGCGCGTGGTGTGGTTTATCTGATTATTGGCCTGTTTGCCGTTCTGGCCGCGCAGGGCTCATCGCAACCGGCTGACAGTCACAGCAGCCTCGAGGCGTTGCTGAGCCAGCCGTTCGGCAACGTGCTGGTAGGGCTGGTGGTTGTCGGGCTGCTGGCCTTCGCGGCCTGGCGGGTGCTGCAAGCCACGCGGGATGTCGACCATCACGGCCGCGAGCTCAAGGGCCTGGTGATTCGTGGCGGTCTGCTGGTGGGCGGTTTCACTTACGGCGCGCTGGCGTTTTTCGCGCTCGGCCTGCTGATCAGCGGGCTGAAAAGCTCGGGTGGCTCGGGCGGTAGTCAGACCCAAGACCTGCTGGCCTCGATTCTGTCGTGGGATCACTCCAACCTGCTGGTCTATGTGGTTGCTCTGGTGCCACTGGGGCTGGGTATCGTGCACATCATCAAGGGTTATAAGGCGTCGTTCGAGAAATATTTCGAGGCTGACGAAGACGTCATGAAGTACGTGCGCCCGGTATCACGCTTCGGTCTTATCGCTCGCGGTGTGGCATTCATTGAAATCGCCGTATTGCTGGCCGTCAGCGGTTCCAGCTATCAGGCCATGCACCCGCCGGGTATGAAAGACGCGCTCAACGGTTTGCAGGAGCTGCCTGCTGGCGGGCTGGTTTTGCTGATCGTGGCGCTGGGGCTGATCGCCTTTTCGGTGTACAGCTTCGCTCAGGCAGCGTGGCGCAAGATCAACATGGATGTGCCAGACGCGCCCGACGCGGTCACCCGTCATTTCCACTGA
- a CDS encoding carbon-nitrogen hydrolase family protein: MTSPTLAAAQFCSIRGELKHNLAGHLTFMQRAADLGADYLLFPELSLTGYEPDLALELALDPRDACLEPIRALAVQLQLVTTLGVPLKGADGSIKIGALTFTTEGDVIAYAKQYLHPGEDAVFSAGREDGYLKLGAHRIGLCVCADFSHPEHVQRIADGDAWLYAASVLISPGGYEHDAKLLAGHARRHSLPVLMANHGGPTGGWASAGRSGLWDEAGCWVGGTEGAGDGLVIATCQREGWQVRVVMSE; this comes from the coding sequence ATGACCTCACCGACACTGGCCGCTGCGCAATTCTGTTCGATCAGAGGCGAGCTCAAACACAATCTCGCCGGGCACCTGACGTTCATGCAGCGCGCTGCTGATCTGGGCGCGGATTACCTGCTGTTTCCCGAGCTGTCACTGACTGGCTACGAGCCTGATCTCGCCCTTGAACTGGCCCTTGACCCACGCGATGCCTGCCTGGAGCCGATTCGGGCGCTGGCGGTGCAATTGCAGCTGGTGACCACCCTAGGCGTCCCGCTCAAAGGCGCGGATGGCAGCATCAAGATCGGCGCGCTGACGTTCACGACCGAAGGTGATGTCATTGCCTACGCCAAACAATACCTGCACCCCGGTGAAGACGCGGTATTCAGTGCGGGGCGCGAAGATGGCTATCTAAAGCTTGGTGCGCATCGCATCGGCCTGTGTGTCTGCGCAGACTTCAGTCATCCCGAGCATGTGCAGCGCATCGCAGACGGTGATGCCTGGCTGTACGCCGCCAGTGTGCTGATCTCGCCGGGAGGTTATGAGCACGATGCCAAGCTACTCGCAGGGCACGCCCGGCGCCATTCGCTGCCTGTGCTGATGGCCAATCATGGCGGGCCGACTGGCGGCTGGGCGTCGGCGGGGCGCAGCGGTTTGTGGGATGAAGCGGGGTGTTGGGTCGGCGGAACGGAGGGGGCTGGCGACGGTTTGGTGATTGCGACCTGCCAGCGCGAGGGCTGGCAGGTTCGGGTGGTGATGTCGGAGTAG